The Oscillatoria acuminata PCC 6304 genomic interval ATATTTAGCATAAACGGCATTCATCGCAGCAAAATCATTCATATCTGCCAAAAAAACCGTGGTTTTTACCACATCCTGGAAGGTTGCACCGGCAGCGGTGAGGATAGCATTTAGATTTGCCATCACTTGGAGAGTCTGTTTGACCACATCACCCTCCCCGACTAGGGTCCCGGTCTTGGGGTCTAGGCAGATTTGACCCGCAACAAAGACGAACTGGCCCGTGGCGACGATCGCCTGATTGTAAGGTCCAACGGGTGCGGGTGCTTGGTCTGTCTGAATGATTGTTTTAGTCATTGAGATTAGATTTTCAAGAACGGGTGATACCCGGACGGTTGATCTGGCTTGGAAATTGGCATGGAAAACACTTTTTTAATCCTGTGTTCAGGGATATTTTACCTAAATTAACGATCGCATTCTCCCTGAGTCTTGCCCTTGTTCTGCCGGTTCACTTAAACCCTTTCAGGAATGAACATTAACTGAGTAAGGAACGGCGCGATCGCGTCGATTATCCTGACCCTTAATTCCACTGGTCTACTTTTTGCGCCCCCTGGCGATCGCCATTCAATGCCATCGAAGCTGTTCGCTAAACCAGAGGGACTTCAAAAAAAACAGCCTTCCATAGTTTACCCCAAGGGGGACGGGTGGAATCGCGATCTATTCTAGCAGGAGCAGGAGAGGGAAGTGGGGAATGCGATCGCCAATGCACAGAACCCCTTTAAAACTGAGCATAATGAACCGAACAATCGCGGCCCTGGTCCTTCGCTCGATACAAGGCGCGATCGGCTTCTTGAATCAGGGTCTCCACCGATGACTCAACTCCAGGCATCACCGTAGCAATTCCTACACTCAAGGTAATGCATTGGTAACTCGTAGATGCCCGATGGGGAACCTGTAATGCCTTCACTGCCTCACGGATGGTTTCCGCGATGCAGATTGCCCCATTCGCATCGGTATCGGGTAAAATCACGGCAAATTCTTCTCCGCCATACCGCGCCACAAAATCTAAGGGCCTTTTGCTGGCTTTTTGAATGGCGACTGCCACTTGTTTGAGACATTCATCCCCAGCTTGATGGCCGTAGGTGTCATTATAGGGTTTGAAAAAATCGATATCGCACAGAATCAACGAGAGTGGGGTGCGATCGCGCTCCATCTGTCGCCATTCTCGTTCTAAATATTCATTAAAATGACGCCGGTTTGATAACAGGGTTAATCCATCCCGAGTTGCCAGTTGCTGCAACTGCTGATTCGCTTCTTTAAGTTGTTCATACAGTTGGGATTGTTGGGTGGCAATTCCCACCTGAGTTGCCAATTGACTGAGAAACTTAATTTCCGACTGCTGCCATTGTCGAGATGCAGCACAGTGGTGAGCAATCAGTAATCCCCATAACCCACTACTTTGGACAATGGGCACCATTAACATCGCCTTGACTTCAACCTCCGTTAAAAATTTCACATGAGCCTCGCTTACCCATGCTTGAGTAATATCCTCAACCTGATAAATTCCCCCCAACTGTTCCAAGGATAAATCCAGTTCTCTGAGTAAGGGATCGCGAATTGTTAGTCCTAAAATAGAGCAGTATTCTGAATTCACCGATTCCGATACCATCACCCCGGTGGAGTCAGACCCTAAGCGACAAATAGCTACGCGATCGCACTGTAAAAATTGCCTCACCTGGACCACTGTTGTTTGTAAAATCTCTTTCAAATCCAGAGACTGTCGGATTCGCTCTTGCATCGCGGATATCAACCGTTCTCGTTCCGCTTGTTCTCTTAAAGAGGCTTCAATCTGAACCCGATAAGTAATATCCCGAACGATCGCCTGCTGAACTTTTAGACCCTCTCCCCATTGGACCACACTACAACTAATATCTGCCCAGAGCGTTTCCCCATCTTTTTGGCGGACTTGGGTATTCGGCAACCATCCGCCCCCGGTTTTTGCTGTTAAGGCAAACACAGAGTTAACTCTTTCCCGTTCTTGGGGGGGTAAAATTTGACTGACATGGAGGGTGACTAATTCTTCTTGGGTATAACCCAATAATTCCTCGGCTTTTTTATTAGATTCTAAAAAATTACCCTCCAAATCCGTGAGTAATATCGCATCACCTGCATCATTCATTAAGGAGCGATATTTGGCTTCGGATTCTGCGAGGGCAGCTTGGGCTTTTTTCTGTTCGGTGATATCTAAGGTGGTTCCAAAGAGCCTGATGGGTTTTCCGGTTCCGCTAAATACCGCCTCGGCTCTGGCTTCAATATAACGGAGGGTGCGATCGCTTTGCCAAATTCTCAGTTCAACTTCATTGGCACTGCCTTGTTCGAGGGCTTCTCGAATTAGCTTGCTCCAAGTTTTTCTATCATTTCGGTGGAGCTGCTTCACCAGGTAAAGATAGCTTAACCCGGACTTCAAAGGGCAGTCAAAAATTCTTAAAAATTCTTCAGACACTGTGATTTTTTTAGATTCAACCTCATATTCCCAGCTTCCCACATGAGCGACTCGTTGTGCTCGGGCGAGATTGGCTTCACTCTTTTGGAGGGATTCAATTAATTGATTTTTTTCTCGATCGGCGTTTTTACGTGCCGTAATGTCTCGCACAATAGCCAAAACTTCATCATCTCCACTAGCAATCAGTCTGGCTTCGTAGACGGAAACTTCACCGCTGATTTCTAGTTGATACTCAAACACTTGTATTTCTTGGGTTTCCAAGGTTTGTTGGATATATTTCATTGAAGTCTCGGCAATGTTTTGTGGCATGACATCCACCACTTTTAAGCCTTGAAAAATTTGGGGTTTGATTAAGTTGCTAAAATTAGCCGGTTTAAAATCTAAGTAGGTTCCATCTCCTTTCACTCGAAACATTAAATCGGGGATGGTATTGAGTAAGGCTCGATTGGTGCTTTCACTTTTAATTAAAGATTCTTCAGCCCGCTTGCGTTCAGTGATATCATGGGTAATTCCTAAAATTTGATAAATTTCTCCCCTTTCATTGAGTAAGGGAATATAAGCGACTGCTAAACTCAATTGACTATTATTTAAAATAATGTTGCATTCTCCTTTTTGAGGCGTTTTTGTCTCAATGGCTTGCTGGAGTAGGGGGAGATAATTATCTGTAATGGCTGGAGGGAATAATTCTTCATCCCGGTGATTAAGAATCTGTTCTTCGGTATAACCACTGACTTGGATGCCTTTATTATTAATAAATTGAATGCGGCGATCGGCATCATAGATGACAAAAATATCGGGGAAGTTATCCACAGCTTTTCTAAATCGCTGTTCTGTTTCTGTTAACGCTATTTGGTTTTTTTTGCATTCGGTAATATCGACATAGACAATTATAAATCCCTGCTTTTCCAATGGAATGGGTACAGCGGTAATATTCAGCCAGCCTATTTTCCCAACCCCTGAACTAATTCCTATTTGTAAACTTTGGGTGCCTCGATTTTCAATCACTTCTGTTAAAGTAAGTCTTCTAAAAAATTCCTGGACATTCAGCGGAGTTTCTTCTCTTAAAATGAGCGGACAATCTCTGTCTGGATTGACTGCTTCTACTGAACTTATAACCCGGGCATCTAAATAATTTAATGAAGCAGGATTTGATTCTATAATATTTCCCTCGCAGTCTGTCACTGAAATTCCCAGGGGGAAAATATCAAAGATTGTTTTGTATTTTTCTGCAAATTCTGGAGAGGCTATCTCTAAGGAGGGGGCCTGGGAAATATTCTCCAAGGTTGCTACAGCAAATTGAGGATTTTCTGCACCGTCTAGCATCATGGATAGGTTCTGTTTGATCCAGATTTCTGTTCCATCTTTGCAGATTAATCTTTTTTCTATTTCATATCCCTCTCTCTTTCGGGCAATACAGTCTTGCAGGAGAGCCTCCTCTCTTTGCAAGTCTTCGGGATGAGTAATTTGACTATATTCCAGATGCAAGAGTTCTTCTGCCTCATACCCCAGCATGGTTTGTAAAAAAGGGTTAGTTTGCAAAAATTTTCCAGTCAAGTCCCAAAGCGCTAACCCAATCGCCGCTCGTTCAACTATGATTTGGAAGTATCCATTGTGAATGGTTCCACCCAGGTTGACGGAATCATGGTTTTGACTAAGTTGGCGATCAAGGTTCATACACCCTACCCTTTTTTACTGCGAAGTTTATTACCCTTTAATTGGCTATTTTTTGCTCTCATATTTTAATTTTAAAATCTCATTATCATATTTGTGTCATTTTTTCTGTGAAACCAAAATTTAATTTTAAGTTTAAACTGAATTTTTTAAAGTTGGATTGAATTAAAAACCCGGCAATCCTAAAGTTTGCAAAAAAAATCAAGGAGATTTTAAGGGATTTTAAGGGATTTCAATGTTGATTTTAAAAAAGCGGAGGGGTCATCAACAAGGGGTTTATCAGTGGCAAGGGCAACCTCTTTTATTGCGAATAAACAACCCGGGATAGTTGGATGGTGGGAAGGGTTGACGGTGAGCTTGATCCAGACTATGTTCTCTAGGATTCTAGTTTGGTGTTCTAGTGGCAAGGGAGGAGGAAACTGGAATAGAAGGAAGCCAACCTGTTCCCCGGGTGAAACCGGCTGTCCTTAACTATCATGCCATTCCGGTTGAGCGGAGATTAGAAACTCTATTCTAAGTCAAGGTTGAGAGCGCATTGACAGTTGAGAGTGACAAAGGGCGGTGCGAATTGCCAAATGGTGATTGCCCGATGGTTGATGATGACATTAATAAAAATCTGAATCACTCCGATTGATAGGGCTTTGGGGTTTTTGAAATATTTCGTCTTTAAAGAAAAATAGCAATAGAGCGATCGCATCGTTAAGATTTTTAATCGACGCAAACCGAGGGATTGGGGAAGTTCTGCTCAATTGAGTACCGCCCGATCTCGGATCCAGTCGGACTGACTCTTTTCGGGGGATGGCAAGGCGATCGCATCGGTTTGGCAGGACCTGGTGGCGTGGGAAAGGAACCCTGAGACTCCATCCCATTTTCAAAAGTCTATAAAAAATCCGCACCCTTGAGGGTACGGGTTTGGGCTATTTTATTTTGTGGATTTCTTCTACAGATGGAGTGGCGATCGCCTTAAATCCGGGGTCGGATCCCATAATGTCGGTAGCGCCAATAATCCTTCAGGATGCGATCGTGATCAAAACAAAGATTTGTGGGGATGCGCCAAGACTCAAAACAGTCTAAATTTTTGGCATCATCTGCCGCCTGGGGTTCCCCCGTCGCCGTGGCTAAAAAAACCACACTCAGGGTATGCTGACGCGGGTCCCGATTCGGGTCAGAATACACATGAAATTGTTCGATGAGTTCTACCTCTAAACCGATTTCTTCTTTCGCCTCACGGACTGCCGCCGTTTCCACCGATTCCCCATAATCGACAAAACCACCGGGAATTGCCCAACCTAAAGGGTCATTGCGACGCTCAATTAGGATAATGGGACGTCCGGGGCGATCGCCTAACTCAATAATGATGTCAACAGTCGGCGTGGGATTGCGATAGGTCATAGTTAGATTTTAAAGTTGAAAGGTTGAGAGTTTGGGTTTTAACGGCTTCATAGCTGTTAGCGGGGATTGGGGCTGATTGGTCATCGAGTTTCGAGGGGGCGATCGCAGCTATAAGTGACCCGTGCCGTGATAAAGTTGAGACTCGGTAGCCCAGTAAACTGTTGGGCAACCACGCTTAAGTTATTTTCCAGTGGTACATACACCATGCCCTTCCCCAGATCTAGCGGTATTCTACTCCACCCCACTTCATTTCCCAGTCGGTTTGGTATCGGTGACCTTGGCGAAGCCGCTTATCGCTTCGTTGACTTTTTAGCAGAGAGTTACCAACTTTACTGGCAAATTTTGCCGCTAGGACCTACAGGATTTGGCAATTCTCCCTATTTGTCCTATTCCGCAATGGCGGGAAATCCGATGTTGATTAGTCCCGATCGCCTGCGACAAGATGAATTGCTCGCGGATTGGGACTTTGACCAAGTACCCGAGTTTCCGGCAGATTGGGTCGATTTTAACCAGGCGATCGCCATCAAAATGCCCTTGTT includes:
- a CDS encoding PAS domain S-box protein — translated: MNLDRQLSQNHDSVNLGGTIHNGYFQIIVERAAIGLALWDLTGKFLQTNPFLQTMLGYEAEELLHLEYSQITHPEDLQREEALLQDCIARKREGYEIEKRLICKDGTEIWIKQNLSMMLDGAENPQFAVATLENISQAPSLEIASPEFAEKYKTIFDIFPLGISVTDCEGNIIESNPASLNYLDARVISSVEAVNPDRDCPLILREETPLNVQEFFRRLTLTEVIENRGTQSLQIGISSGVGKIGWLNITAVPIPLEKQGFIIVYVDITECKKNQIALTETEQRFRKAVDNFPDIFVIYDADRRIQFINNKGIQVSGYTEEQILNHRDEELFPPAITDNYLPLLQQAIETKTPQKGECNIILNNSQLSLAVAYIPLLNERGEIYQILGITHDITERKRAEESLIKSESTNRALLNTIPDLMFRVKGDGTYLDFKPANFSNLIKPQIFQGLKVVDVMPQNIAETSMKYIQQTLETQEIQVFEYQLEISGEVSVYEARLIASGDDEVLAIVRDITARKNADREKNQLIESLQKSEANLARAQRVAHVGSWEYEVESKKITVSEEFLRIFDCPLKSGLSYLYLVKQLHRNDRKTWSKLIREALEQGSANEVELRIWQSDRTLRYIEARAEAVFSGTGKPIRLFGTTLDITEQKKAQAALAESEAKYRSLMNDAGDAILLTDLEGNFLESNKKAEELLGYTQEELVTLHVSQILPPQERERVNSVFALTAKTGGGWLPNTQVRQKDGETLWADISCSVVQWGEGLKVQQAIVRDITYRVQIEASLREQAERERLISAMQERIRQSLDLKEILQTTVVQVRQFLQCDRVAICRLGSDSTGVMVSESVNSEYCSILGLTIRDPLLRELDLSLEQLGGIYQVEDITQAWVSEAHVKFLTEVEVKAMLMVPIVQSSGLWGLLIAHHCAASRQWQQSEIKFLSQLATQVGIATQQSQLYEQLKEANQQLQQLATRDGLTLLSNRRHFNEYLEREWRQMERDRTPLSLILCDIDFFKPYNDTYGHQAGDECLKQVAVAIQKASKRPLDFVARYGGEEFAVILPDTDANGAICIAETIREAVKALQVPHRASTSYQCITLSVGIATVMPGVESSVETLIQEADRALYRAKDQGRDCSVHYAQF
- a CDS encoding RidA family protein yields the protein MTKTIIQTDQAPAPVGPYNQAIVATGQFVFVAGQICLDPKTGTLVGEGDVVKQTLQVMANLNAILTAAGATFQDVVKTTVFLADMNDFAAMNAVYAKYFDEATAPARATVQVSRLPKDVLVEIDCIAVIERTAG
- a CDS encoding NUDIX domain-containing protein: MTYRNPTPTVDIIIELGDRPGRPIILIERRNDPLGWAIPGGFVDYGESVETAAVREAKEEIGLEVELIEQFHVYSDPNRDPRQHTLSVVFLATATGEPQAADDAKNLDCFESWRIPTNLCFDHDRILKDYWRYRHYGIRPRI